The Anopheles maculipalpis chromosome 3RL, idAnoMacuDA_375_x, whole genome shotgun sequence genomic sequence CAATTTTCTACGAGTTCAGTTATTGGTTGGTTCAGATAATGAACTCGTTCTGTACTTTTATGTCTTGTAAATCTTCCTGGTGAGGCAAGAATCAGCGATTCCCACCATGTACTCGTGACTAGAAGAGCCCGTTTCTTGTTTGTATTCGTCGGAGAGCTCTCATGTGAGCAAATAACAACTGACGATGACAAACGATGCATTTATGTCTCAGATGGAGAtgaagaattcttaaaaaagctcttttttcgtataaaatcacacacacgcaatttATTTAGATTTTGCTCCAAATCTTCAGCCCATAAAttaaaaacgcacacacacaaagtgaAAGGTTCAAAATCACATTTCTAAAATAATATGcactaaaaaaaagataagtaATACGTGGTAATTTGCTATGTGAgcgatagaaaagaaaatctaatGCCACACGGTTCTGGAAAGCATCACAACCCAAATTGCTGCAGTTCTTGGTGCTCGTTATGCCGCCTCCTTGGGTTCGTCGTCGTACAGGTAGATGTAGGGGTTGTTTTCGATTGTTAGTATGTCCTTTTCcaattgtttcaaattattttccagTTTCGCCTTGCGTATCATCTTCGGCACGGTGTCCGTCAGTAGCGGAAGGCTTTGGTACTCTTGCTGCAgtttttcccaatttttcttcaaacccTTTACACcggtgaaaattaatttaaattaatgggATATTAAGACAAGAAACTACTACTTCTAGCTCTAATTTCCCTGCAGCGCTTACCTTCAGCAACTCGACCCGTTCCTCCTGCGAGATATACGTACAGCGTGGCTTTTGCTGTGCGCAATCCTCAATCAACCGTTCCTTCTGTGCGGCCAGATCTTTCTTTCGTCGCATCAGATATTGTGGTACTTTACCGAACTTCGGTCGGCACATGTAGATCGGCATCAGGCCCGATCTTTCCAGATCGTGAAAATCTCCCTTCCGTGTATCGGCATACCGTGGTCGCGCCTTCTTCGGGCTGGTAGCAACAACCTTTTTAATGTTCTCCTTTTTAAAATCAACCACCTTCAACACCTGACAGGCGCCAGATTCGTTCGGTTTGGGAACCGGTGGTTTGTGGCTAGTGCAAAGCCGAACCGGTGCCGATTTAGTGGCCCGATAGCGTGGGCCACAGTTTTTCTTCAGGAACTCGTTTGGACCGGGCAGTGGAATCTTCGAGAAACCCATCGTACGGTGAGCGTCCTTGCAGGATTTAGTCTCCTGCCGGACCTGATGCTCAAACCGGGAGTGGTAGAGCGGGGGTTTGGGAGGCTTTTCGGGCGGTTTCTTTTCCACGTTGTAGATGTTCTCGTCGTGAATGTAGATGTTAACTATGGACATATTTGAAGGTTGGCAGCAGCACGTACGGAGGAAGAATTCTTAATCCTTTGGAAGAGCAGAACCGTGTGGCAAACCAGAACCGCTCGGAAGATTCTCGAGCACTAGAGCAAGGATCCAGCAGGAATAATGCTCCCGTGCTGCAGCGATCTACTGTCAAACTATTTGATTGAAACAAACAACCGACCACCTACTGTTTGCCACATCGTAGCAACCGGTgcggtgtgtgctttttttttgttaaacattcCCCAGCAAGAATCAATCTAAGCATGCGAATAACTACGGGGCCACGTTTCAAACGCTTCTCCCTAGGCAACCGGGGTGCATGTGTTAACCCGCACGCAACACCCGTCAACCGTCGTTGTTGACTTTGATGCGCCGACGCTACCCCTAGAGGTGATTTACCTCGGCATTGAAAGCAACCACCTTCTAAGTACAGTGAGTTCTACAAGTATTCGTCTGTGTGGGGTTTGaggtattttttgtataaaaatagtGTCCATAACTTGATCGGGATCTGTGCTCTTTGCTCCTGTTGGCCTCGATATCAGCAAGGTGAATCATTCATCTAGTTTACTTTACTCATCCATGACTTCTTTTAAAAAAGATCCAAgactatttaaaataatttttagacAAACCTAACCGTTACATTCTTTTCAGCACGCTTTTTGGTGAAAAAGTTACATCTAGACTTATACATTCTGCACTCACTGTATTTGCCGCCAATCAAAGGGCGCAAAAATTATGTTCGGAcaaagaaaaggagagaaaatatAGGCATCATCAATGCGTGTTTTTCCGAAATTATTCTACAAAGCATagtaaaactttttaaatgttctttgaAAAGGGTTTTCATAATTATACCtacagaaatttgaaaaaaaatttaatgttaatgtttgcaaaataaataatccatTTATCAGATACAAGGGGAGGACCGCAAAGGAATTATCACCACTTGAACTGTATTGACAATTCAACCACATGATAACGTCCTTACAGTCCTAACGCCCCCTTTTCTCAGAGCTTTTCCGCgttaattttcctttcactaGGCATACTCCCACTAAAACAACCTCTCCCGTTATCAGAGATAAGGCGGAAAATTAGATTACCGTGGAAAATATGGGCTCAATATCTATATATTACCGCCCAATGCGTCGCAATTCGATTAAAGTTATCTTCGGTGGAAACAGTTCACGTGTCCCCCTTGAAATGAGCCCTATCGCCACACCGACCGTTGGAGAACGGGTACGtcgaagaagaaaacccaCCGGTGGAGGAATTCTATCGCTTGTTAAGCGTAAAAAAGCGAACCTTCGAGAACGGAACCGGATGCATGGGCTAAACGATGCGCTCGATCGTTTGCGGATGTGTGTACCACTGCCGGCGAGTGTGACAACTGCAGCGATCCGGTCGAACAGTGTggatcaccatcagcagcagcagcagcagcacggtgGAGCACCAGCAGCCGGTACAACAACGCTGCAGAAGCTTTCCAAAATCGATACACTACGATTGGCACAAAACTACATCCTGGTACTTCTGGAGGTGTTGCACACGGGACGTGGCTTCAAGTACGAGCGGTTGGTGGCCACTTTGGCAAACCGTTTGAGTCAGAATACGGCCAATCTGCTTCGAACAAAGCTTTCGCTTGATCAGCAATTACAAGCCGGACTGCTGGACGGATGTAACGAACATCAGGAGGATGGATTCTGTTCCACAGCTTCGGATAACCATGGACAGCTGGTTTCGTGCTGCTTCTGTTCACACGGTACAGTGTCATGGTCGAACGAGAACGGATCATTCAGACGAGCCACCAATCACAACCAGTGGATGGCAGCAACTGGTTACGATTGTACCTTCTGTGGTTACGGCAACGAGGAAGACACACAACCACCAACATGTCACCATCACTACTCACCGAATCTGCATGCTCCTCGTGAAGAATTGTTCGATTTTTGATGGGCACATCTCCGCCATTTCTCTCTACTTATCATTCGTTCCGAAGAAGGTACGTAAGTTATTTATTCTTCACATTTATGTAGCGGATTAAAAGTAAGATATAAGGTAAGTgacgaataaaaaatctcattctTGTGTACAATCGCTCTAAAATAATGTTGTCCGGGGTCTGTAAATGTATTACCGATCCCACCTCCGCATATTGTCCCCAACATACtaatgcacatacacacaaatacacttacaagcgcgcgcgcacacacacacacacacggtggcAATTTGGTAAAGCGATGTACTTTCTTTTGTTCAGCGGATCCTTCCCCGGGCTGGTTGCAGAGGAGAACGCGGAGCTTACCACACGTCTCGTAGCAGGGGCTTTATGAGGCGCAGGATTTAAGTGGATGTGTCCCCTCTTTTTCGAAATTTGAGCCTGTTGGGGAACAATCTCGCCTGCCGGTTTACTCTTTACATGTAGATGAAGTTGAACCTGTAAGAAACAAGGCAGAAAAAGGTATAGTTGTTAGCAAGttaaaaatgggaagaaaagttttttgttggtaaaacACTTCTTTACCGGCAGAGTGCTTGTGGCAGCGATGATATGATAGGTCCGTAACCCTGCGAATTGTCGTACAGCTCGAACAGCGGGGCCGCCACTAGCTTGTAGTTCTTCGGTACGGCAAAAAGCGCTACACCGGGTTCGGGGAAacagaaaaccaaacaaaatttaattaaagcgTGATATTCAAATATGTGCATGTGATTTTGTGGGGGAAAACTAAGTCAATATTACAGGGTTCCGTTACAGTGGTTGGTATACACACAGGTTCACAATCGTATCGTATAGCTTAAACACGAAACCAGcttgttttacaaaattttatccACTAATACGCGTAGTGTACTACTATCGCTCTTTTTACTATATGAGAGCTTTTCAGCTCCATTAATGGATAATACAATATTCTCTCTTCCATACACAATTCCTTTCATTTCACATAACACAATGTTCGAGGCTATCGGTTATCAATAAATCAGTGGGCTAGGAACACAACATACATGTGTTTCCGTTTTGGTGTGGAAAAACCTTCAGCTTAGGGTAaggttttctgttttacaaATTCAATCATTTTGCCTTTTCTAACACAAAAGATAACATTTCAATAGAGTATAATAAGGCTAAATACAATGGCGCTTTTCTTATAAAAAAAGACATCATAAAGAATTGCTTTATCAATTTACAGATTTACGGGAGTCAAGTTATAAAACATTATGTCAATGTAAAAAGATTGATAAAGCAATCCCTAGTCCGCGCGCGTGTTTGATGGTGATAACGTATGCATTAGAAAAGAAATAGACTGATTCTGGACGGTATTTAAAACGACAGTAATACTACGTTCAAggagtatttaaaaaatctagtGTCACTCCTTCTAGAACGGACTTGCATCAGTTATTTTCTCTCGGAAACTCTCTCTTATGGGTTGATAGACTTGACAACTTGATCAGAAAAAGTAAGGTTCTACGGTAGGAGATTgaccaaacattcaattcgACGATGTTGAGGAATGCCTTTGGAAATGGGCAGCTGTGTTTAGCTGCCCATTTCCGCATAGCTGTGCACATGCTATTAGTTCCGAGGCTTTCCTCAACAATTATGATATATTACATATTATATACTTTCTAAACTGTCGAGTATCCAGGACCTAACCGCTAAAATAGCTGACGGTCAAAAAAATGATCTGCGAATGCAACTATTTctttgaggtttttttataCTCAATCAGTCCATTTTCTTCCAATGCATAcgttggtgtgttttgttcgtggGCAAAAGTTTCAAAAGTGCTATCTTCTAACTTTCATCGGTATCGgtcaaaaattacaatcatatttcCATCACACGTAATACGAAGCCCTCTTTCCCTTTACATTACTTCTATCCATAGTATGTTTTCTTGTCCTTTCTTGTTTCATGTCATTTAGCATCTTCCGGAAGCGCTCGATCCTACGATATCCTACTAATCGCACACTATTCAACCCCGGTCAGTGCCATTTGAATggacaacaaaacaacgtatgagagaaagagtgggacatagagggagagagattcgatttttggttttgtttttactatcACATTACCCTTCTCGTGTAGCTGCACCAAAAACAGACGCTTGTGCTCCTTCGGCTTCGTGATGTGCGGCGGGATGTACGGGTACTGCGGAGGTTCAAAGTTCGGACGCCACCAGTTGCCAATCGTGTCCTCGACGATCCAATCCTGCTTCACGCCGTCCTGTCGTCCTAGAGTCTAATGGGAGgaagtttgttttggttgttggtgtttggCGTGGAGGATTTTTTATAAGGTTTTATAaggaatgaaatttttaaatatatataatCATAATACACAGTACATAGTACATCATATAAAAGTTGGATAAAATATAGCGTGAGTTATACATGAGTTTTTGGGTCCCTTTTTCAAATCAGAGATCTGCAAGTTTCTAG encodes the following:
- the LOC126561149 gene encoding enkurin, translated to MSIVNIYIHDENIYNVEKKPPEKPPKPPLYHSRFEHQVRQETKSCKDAHRTMGFSKIPLPGPNEFLKKNCGPRYRATKSAPVRLCTSHKPPVPKPNESGACQVLKVVDFKKENIKKVVATSPKKARPRYADTRKGDFHDLERSGLMPIYMCRPKFGKVPQYLMRRKKDLAAQKERLIEDCAQQKPRCTYISQEERVELLKGLKKNWEKLQQEYQSLPLLTDTVPKMIRKAKLENNLKQLEKDILTIENNPYIYLYDDEPKEAA
- the LOC126562857 gene encoding neurogenic differentiation factor 6-like is translated as MSPIATPTVGERVRRRRKPTGGGILSLVKRKKANLRERNRMHGLNDALDRLRMCVPLPASVTTAAIRSNSVDHHQQQQQQHGGAPAAGTTTLQKLSKIDTLRLAQNYILVLLEVLHTGRGFKYERLVATLANRLSQNTANLLRTKLSLDQQLQAGLLDGCNEHQEDGFCSTASDNHGQLVSCCFCSHGTVSWSNENGSFRRATNHNQWMAATGYDCTFCGYGNEEDTQPPTCHHHYSPNLHAPREELFDF